One segment of Leptodactylus fuscus isolate aLepFus1 chromosome 7, aLepFus1.hap2, whole genome shotgun sequence DNA contains the following:
- the BEST1 gene encoding bestrophin-1, which translates to MTVTYSNRVADAKLGTFSRLLLRWRGSIYKLLYREFLIFVGLYFMISVTYRLLLNEQQRIYFEKLALYCNNYAELIPVSFVLGFYVTLVVSRWWAQYESVPWLDRLMCLVSSNVHGTDERGRMIRRTLMRYASLSGVLILRSISTAVYKRFPTLQHVVNAGFMTPAEHMKFEAVSSPHNKFWIPCVWFANLAVTARTEGRIRDSVVLTLILKELNSLRTQCGRLFGYDWISIPLVYTQVVTVAVYSFFLACLIGRQFLDPQRGYPGQDLDLYVPVFTLLQFFFYAGWLKVAEQLINPFGQDDDDFEANWLIDRNFQVSLLAVDEMHQNLPPLEKDIYWNDSDPQPPYTASTVETRRPSFMGSAFDISLQKEDLEFPPLEQINENEEANHSTPLIGPLGRLLGVHSPSPPRSNSRLSLLMRRRSGVPTGLPHFPHRDTANRSGEALRDLNVFMSTPFYERPGFYSAPQTPLNGGPAYCPRYPVHGTPNLCHTQRSKKMGTSNENADETTSLSPDSKECFVWPLGSMEEQKEAIMDGAESTHSLKTTDQHVQSPLPLSRRLQRGQRFSALHQGNQSLASPDPLHTPIHKTSRPIFSFSPMNSPNLQRAASRLSHGQPDVNYEGGTKEQNVCQDSSPKDSGISLTEGDFTQLMEVIMEAGEPCQQEGKSG; encoded by the exons ATGACGGTCACATACAGTAATCGTGTGGCGGATGCCAAACTGGGAACCTTCTCCAGGTTACTTCTCCGATGGCGAGGAAGCATCTACAAATTACTCTACCGAGAGTTCCTTATCTTCGTTGGCCTCTACTTCATGATCAGCGTCACCTACAG GCTCCTTCTTAATGAACAGCAGAGGATTTACTTCGAGAAGTTGGCCTTGTACTGCAACAACTATGCAGAGCTGATCCCGGTATCATTTGTCCTAG GTTTTTATGTCACTTTGGTGGTTTCCCGATGGTGGGCCCAGTATGAGAGCGTGCCCTGGTTAGACCGCCTCATGTGCTTGGTGTCCAGTAATGTGCATGGTACAGATGAACGAGGGCGGATGATACGCCGGACACTTATGCGTTACGCCAGTCTTTCTGGAGTTCTTATACTACGTTCAATTAGTACTGCTGTTTATAAGAGATTTCCTACCCTGCAGCATGTAGTGAACGCTG GCTTCATGACACCGGCGGAACATATGAAATTTGAAGCTGTTTCTTCTCCTCATAACAAATTCTGGATTCCATGTGTTTGGTTTGCTAACCTAGCGGTAACAGCCAGGACTGAGGGGCGGATACGAGACAGCGTTGTGTTGACTCTCATCCTCAAA GAGCTGAACTCTCTGCGTACACAGTGTGGGAGATTGTTCGGATATGACTGGATCAGTATTCCTCTAGTATACACTCAG GTGGTCACTGTGGCTGTATACAGCTTTTTTTTGGCTTGCCTCATTGGCCGTCAGTTCCTGGACCCTCAGAGGGGATATCCGGGACAAGATCTAGACCTCTATGTCCCAGTGTTTACCCTCTTGCAGTTCTTTTTCTATGCTGGCTGGTTGAAG GTGGCCGAGCAGCTAATTAACCCCTTCGGACAAGACGATGACGACTTTGAGGCTAATTGGTTAATTGACAGAAATTTTCAG GTGTCTCTTCTAGCAGTGGATGAAATGCACCAAAATCTTCCTCCGCTGGAAAAGGATATATACTGGAATGATTCCGATCCTCAACCCCCATATACTGCTTCTACAGTGGAGACTCGGAGACCATCATTCATGGGTTCTGCTTTTGATATAAG tttacaaaaggaggatctggAGTTCCCTCCACTCGAACAAATAAATGAAAATGAAGAGGCCAACCACTCCACACCATTAATTGGGCCACTCGGCCGTCTACTGGGCGTTCACTCCCCAAGCCCACCACGGTCCAACTCACGACTGAGCTTGCTAATGAGAAGAAGGAGTGGGGTTCCTACAGGACTCCCACATTTTCCCCACCGAGATACGGCAAATAGGAGTGGTGAGGCCCTTCGAGATCTCAATGTTTTCATGTCTACCCCTTTCTATGAGAGGCCAGGATTTTATAGTGCTCCTCAAACACCACTTAATGGAGGTCCAGCATACTGTCCTCGATATCCCGTCCATGGAACTCCAAACCTCTGTCACACACAAAGGAGTAAGAAGATGGGAACATCTAATGAAAATGCAGATGAAACAACAAGCTTATCTCCGGATTCTAAAGAATGCTTTGTCTGGCCACTAGGAAGCATGGAGGAGCAAAAGGAAGCCATCATGGATGGTGCTGAAAGTACTCACTCACTGAAAACAACTGACCAACATGTGCAGAGTCCTCTACCGCTATCTAGAAGGTTACAACGAGGCCAGCGCTTCTCTGCATTACACCAAGGAAACCAATCTCTGGCATCACCCGATCCGTTGCATACCCCAATTCATAAGACATCACGACCAATCTTTTCATTCTCTCCTATGAACTCCCCAAATTTGCAAAGGGCCGCTTCCAGGCTCTCTCATGGGCAACCAGATGTAAACTATGAAGGAGGAACCAAAGAACAGAATGTATGTCAGGATTCTTCTCCAAAAGACTCGGGCATAAGTCTAACTGAGGGAGACTTTACACAGCTTATGGAAGTAATCATGGAGGCCGGGGAGCCATGTCAGCAAGAAGGAAAGAGCGGTTAA
- the FTH1 gene encoding ferritin heavy chain, translated as MSSQVRQNYHQDCEAAINRQVNLELYASYVYLSMSYYFDRDDVALKNFAKYFLHQSHEEREHAEKLLKLQNQRGGRIVLQDVRKPDRDEWGSGLEALECALQLEKNVNQSLLELHKLSTDRNDPHLCDFLETHYLDEQVKSMKELGDHVTNLRRMGAPQNGMAEYLFDKHTLGECHD; from the exons ATGAGCTCCCAAGTCCGTCAGAACTACCACCAGGACTGCGAGGCCGCCATTAACCGCCAGGTCAACCTGGAGCTGTACGCCTCCTATGTCTACCTATCCATG TCTTATTACTTTGATCGTGACGACGTGGCATTGAAGAACTTTGCAAAATACTTTCTACACCAATCCCACGAAGAGCGTGAGCACGCCGAAAAACTTCTGAAGCTGCAGAATCAACGCGGAGGAAGAATTGTCTTGCAGGATGTGAGG AAGCCAGACCGTGATGAGTGGGGCAGCGGGCTGGAGGCCCTAGAATGTGCCTTGCAGCTGGAGAAGAACGTCAACCAGTCCCTTCTGGAACTGCACAAATTGTCTACAGATCGGAATGATCCTCAT CTCTGTGACTTCTTGGAAACACACTACCTTGATGAGCAGGTGAAATCCATGAAGGAGCTGGGTGACCATGTGACCAACCTTCGGCGAATGGGAGCCCCACAAAATGGCATGGCCGAATACCTCTTTGACAAACACACACTGGGAGAATGCCACGACTAA